A portion of the Anoplopoma fimbria isolate UVic2021 breed Golden Eagle Sablefish chromosome 15, Afim_UVic_2022, whole genome shotgun sequence genome contains these proteins:
- the brms1la gene encoding breast cancer metastasis-suppressor 1-like protein-A — translation MPVHRDREKKESTAEEMDVEEHDQEASSSEEEDSDTSSVSEDGDSSEMDEEDCERRRMECLDEMTNLEKQFTDLKDQLYHERLSQVNSKLGEVEAGRAAEYLEPLAVLLENMQVRTKVAGIYRELCLESVKNKYECEIQAACQHWESEKLLLLDTVQSELEEKIRRLEEDRHSIDITSELWNDELSGRKKRRDALSPDKKRRRPSVVSGPYIVYMLPDLDILEDWTAIRKAVATLGPHRGKADSDSPVFPFRQDRSRPILNC, via the exons ATGCCAGTGCACCGGGACCgggagaagaaggagagcaCAGCGGAGGAGATGGATGTGGAGGAGCACGACCAAGAGGCGTCcagctcagaggaggaggattcTGACACCTCCTCTGTCTCCGAGGATGGAGACAGCTCTG AAATGGACGAGGAGGactgtgagaggaggaggatggagtgtCTCGATGAAATGACCAACCTGGAGAAACAGTTCACGGATCTCAAAGACCA GTTGTATCACGAGCGTCTCAGTCAGGTGAACAGCAAGTTGGGAGAGGTGGAGGCTGGCCGGGCGGCGGAATATCTGGAGCCTCTGGCTGTGCTGCTGGAGAACATGCAGGTCCGCACCAAGGTGGCAG GTATCTACAGAGAGCTGTGTCTAGAGTCAGTGAAGAACAAGTATGAGTGTGAGATCCAGGCAGCATGCCAGCACTGGgag agtgagaagctgctgctgttggataCAGTACAGAGTGAACTGGAGGAGAAAATTAGAAGACTGGAGGAGGACCGACACAGCATAGATATAACATCAG AGTTGTGGAATGATGAGTTATCgggaagaaagaagaggagagatgCTTTAAGTCCGGATAAGAAGAGGAGACGACCTTCAGTGGTGTCTG GCCCATATATCGTTTACATGCTACCCGACTTGGACATCCTGGAGGACTGGACAGCCATCAGAAAG GCCGTGGCTACGCTGGGTCCCCACAGAGGCAAAGCCGACTCTGACAGCCCCGTGTTCCCGTTCAGACAAGACAGAAGCAGGCCCATTCTCAACTGctga